A single region of the Sciurus carolinensis chromosome 14, mSciCar1.2, whole genome shotgun sequence genome encodes:
- the Qng1 gene encoding queuosine salvage protein isoform X1 gives MDSLLTPRESARFIAENSRDVFIDSEGVRRVAEMLLAKASGPELRVEGWKALHELNPRAADEAAVNWVFVVDTLNFSFWSEQDEHKCLVRYRGKTYSGYWSLCAAVNRALDEGIPITSASYYATVTLDQVQHIFRSDTDISMPLIEERHRILNETGKILLEKFGGSFLNCVRKSEKSAQKLMHLVVENFPSYRDVTQFEGKRISFYKRAQILVADTWSVLEGKGDGCFKDISSITMFADYRLPQILVHLGALKYSNDLLKKLLKGEMLLYGDKQEVEIRGCSLWCVELIRDCLLELIKRKGEKPNGEINSILLDFYLWDYARDHREDMKGIPFHRTRCIYY, from the exons ATGGACAGTCTCCTAACTCCTAGGGAGTCCGCTAGGTTTATTGCAGAAAATAGTAGGGATGTGTTCATTGATAGCGAAGGCGTGCGGAGGGTGGCTGAAATGTTGCTTGCCAAGGCCTCGGGGCCGGAGTTACGCGTGGAAGGGTGGAAAGCTCTTCACGAACTGAATCCCAGGGCGGCCGACGAGGCCGCGGTCAACTGGGTGTTTGTGGTAGACACGCTCAACTTCTCCTTTTGGTCGGAGCAGGATGAGCACAAGTGTCTGGTAAGGTACAGAGGGAAGACCTACAGTGGGTACTGGTCCCTGTGCGCCGCAGTTAACAGAGCCCTGGACGAAG GAATACCAATAACTAGTGCCTCCTACTATGCCACAGTGACCCTGGATCAGGTTCAGCATATATTTCGTTCTGACACAGACATATCCATGCCTTTGATAGAAGAGAGGCATCGGATTCTCAACGAAACTGGGAAAATTCTGCTGGAGAAGTTTGGAGGCTCTTTTCTTAATTGTgtcagaaaaagtgaaaaaagtgcACAGAAGTTAATGCACCTGGTCGTTGAAAATTTTCCTTCAtatagagatgtgactcagtttGAG GggaaaaggatttctttttacaAACGGGCTCAAATCCTTGTGGCAGACACTTGGAGTGTGttagaaggaaaaggagatggCTGCTTTAAGGATATCTCCAGTATCACTATGTTTGCTGACTATAGATTACCTCAGATTCTTGTTCACCTTGGAGCCCTAAAATACTCTAATGACCTACTGAAGAAGCTTCTCAAAG GAGAAATGCTCTTGTATGGGGATAAGCAAGAGGTGGAAATCAGAGGGTGTTCCCTGTGGTGTGTGGAGCTGATCCGGGATTGTCTTCTGGAGCTTATCAAAAGAAAGGGTGAAAAGCCTAATGGAGAGATCAATTCCATTCTTCTGGATTTTTACTTATGGGACTACGCCCGTGACCATAGGGAAGATATGAAAGGAATTCCATTTCATCGCACACGGTGCATTTATTATTGA
- the Qng1 gene encoding queuosine salvage protein isoform X2 translates to MPLIEERHRILNETGKILLEKFGGSFLNCVRKSEKSAQKLMHLVVENFPSYRDVTQFEGKRISFYKRAQILVADTWSVLEGKGDGCFKDISSITMFADYRLPQILVHLGALKYSNDLLKKLLKGEMLLYGDKQEVEIRGCSLWCVELIRDCLLELIKRKGEKPNGEINSILLDFYLWDYARDHREDMKGIPFHRTRCIYY, encoded by the exons ATGCCTTTGATAGAAGAGAGGCATCGGATTCTCAACGAAACTGGGAAAATTCTGCTGGAGAAGTTTGGAGGCTCTTTTCTTAATTGTgtcagaaaaagtgaaaaaagtgcACAGAAGTTAATGCACCTGGTCGTTGAAAATTTTCCTTCAtatagagatgtgactcagtttGAG GggaaaaggatttctttttacaAACGGGCTCAAATCCTTGTGGCAGACACTTGGAGTGTGttagaaggaaaaggagatggCTGCTTTAAGGATATCTCCAGTATCACTATGTTTGCTGACTATAGATTACCTCAGATTCTTGTTCACCTTGGAGCCCTAAAATACTCTAATGACCTACTGAAGAAGCTTCTCAAAG GAGAAATGCTCTTGTATGGGGATAAGCAAGAGGTGGAAATCAGAGGGTGTTCCCTGTGGTGTGTGGAGCTGATCCGGGATTGTCTTCTGGAGCTTATCAAAAGAAAGGGTGAAAAGCCTAATGGAGAGATCAATTCCATTCTTCTGGATTTTTACTTATGGGACTACGCCCGTGACCATAGGGAAGATATGAAAGGAATTCCATTTCATCGCACACGGTGCATTTATTATTGA